The following are encoded in a window of Amaranthus tricolor cultivar Red isolate AtriRed21 chromosome 2, ASM2621246v1, whole genome shotgun sequence genomic DNA:
- the LOC130805642 gene encoding LOW QUALITY PROTEIN: uncharacterized mitochondrial protein AtMg00370-like (The sequence of the model RefSeq protein was modified relative to this genomic sequence to represent the inferred CDS: inserted 3 bases in 3 codons; substituted 1 base at 1 genomic stop codon), which yields MICQSFLLGNLVSLGMKIINSVVVVRLYYGFLTTFTIGPSYLFLLRSQVMEEGEEGIEKKVLVATGFIMGXLMRFISIYYTPLHLAFGRPYTAIVLALPSLLFHFFLNNHKHFYDYGSTSRNSRRNLNIRCVFLNNLIFQLFNYFILPSSTLARLVNIYMFRCNNKMLFVTSNFVGLLIGHILFMKWVVLVLVWIQQKHSIRSNNYLVLELRNSISRIFSILFFIAXIYYLGRMSSPIFTKNXKETPKTKENKEETKQEEEGFIEEDPSPSLFSEEKEDSDKIKIDEMEXIRVNGKDKTKDEFHLHLKEPCYKNSPTLLQILKEEKKNFFWFGNPFFFFSSTINVGIVQRHI from the exons ATGATCTGTCAATCTTTTTTACTAGGTAATCTAGTATCCTTAGGCATGAAGATAATCAATTCGGTCGTTGTGGTCAGACTCTATTATGGATTTTTGACCACATTCACCATAGGGCCCTCTTACCTTTTCCTTCTCCGATCTCAGGTTATGGAAGAAGGAGAGGAAGGAATTGAGAAGAAAGTATTAGTAGCAACTGGTTTTATTATGGGATAGCTCATGAGGTTCATATCGATCTATTATACGCCTCTGCATCTAGCATTCGGTAGACCTTATACAGCAATTGTCCTAGCTCTACCCTCTCTTTTGTTTCATTTCTTCTTGAACAATCACAAACACTTTTATGATTATGGATCTACTAGTAGAAATTCAAGGCGTAATCTCAACATTCGATGTGTATTCctgaataatctaatttttcaattattcaACTATTTCATTTTACCAAGTTCAACGTTAGCTAGATTAGTCAACATTTATATGTTTCGATGCAACAACAAAATGTTATTTGTAACAAGTAATTTTGTTGGTTTGTTAATTGGTCACATTTTATTCATGAAATGGGTTGTATTGGTATTAGTCTGGATACAGCAAAAGCATTCTATTCGATCTAATAACTACCTTGTGTTAGAATTAAGAAATTCTATCTCTCGAATCTTTAGTATTCTCTTCTTTATTG TTATCTACTATTTAGGCAGAATGTCGTCACCTATTTTTACTAAAA TGAAAGAAACCCCAAAAACGAAAGAAAATAAGGAAGAAACAAAACAGGAAGAAGAGGGATTCATCGAAGAAGATCCTTCTCCTTCCCTTTTTTCGGAAGAAAAGGAGGATTCAGACAAAATTAAAATCGATGAAATGG AGATCCGAGTGAATGGAAAGGACAAAACAAAGGATGAATTCCACTTGCACTTAAAAGAACCATGTTATAAAAATAGCCCAACTTTGTTACAAATActtaaagaagaaaagaaaaacttcTTCTGGTTTGGAAatcccttctttttcttctcttcGACTATAAATGTTGGAATCGTCCAACGccatatataa
- the LOC130806592 gene encoding uncharacterized protein LOC130806592 isoform X1, producing the protein MLLFISAFRTRLSSSLVNLNPQDHQSGWLSKYSVTVVVGVAVATFIWRQAWIRSHSRTDHHQGHDSDEVSSSVEASTNENIELQCFCGLPAKLRISKTMRNPYRLFYNCPKNVFHHQCQCFHWSDEISTSVERSRREINFLRNECIRLHKRISYVQSRRENDRAFWEHERSELRSKVSSIQTELDDIKLSVQHLYELDNMPPVYDYAMNEENDGVIDIEIL; encoded by the exons ATGTTGCTCTTCATTTCAGCATTTCGAACCAGATTGTCATCTTCTCTTGTCAATTTGAATCCTCAG GATCATCAAAGTGGTTGGCTATCCAAGTACTCTGTAACTGTGGTAGTTGGTGTTGCAGTTGCTACTTTTATCTGGAGACAAGCCTGGATAAG ATCTCACAGCAGGACAGATCATCACCAGGGCCATGATTCAGACGAGGTCAGCTCATCTGTGGAAGCAAGTACCAATGAAAACATTGAGTTGCAGTGTTTCTGTGGGCTTCCTGCCAAATTAAGGATATCAAAAACTATGAGGAACCCCTATAGATTATTCTATAACTGCCCCAAAAATGTTTTTCATCAT CAATGTCAATGTTTCCATTGGTCTGATGAAATATCAACTAGTGTAGAAAGAAGTAGAAGAGAAATCAATTTTCTAAGGAATGAGTGTATTCGGTTGCATAAGCGAATATCATATGTTCAATCTCGACGAGAAAACGATAGAGCTTTTTGGGAGCACGAAAGATCGGAGCTAAGATCAAAGGTATCATCTATTCAAACAGAGTTAGATGATATCAAGCTAAGTGTTCAACATTTATACGAGTTAGATAATATGCCGCCTGTTTATGATTATGCCATGAATGAGGAAAATGATGGAGTAATAGATATAGAAATTTTGTAG
- the LOC130806592 gene encoding uncharacterized protein LOC130806592 isoform X2, which translates to MLLFISAFRTRLSSSLVNLNPQDHQSGWLSKYSVTVVVGVAVATFIWRQAWISRTDHHQGHDSDEVSSSVEASTNENIELQCFCGLPAKLRISKTMRNPYRLFYNCPKNVFHHQCQCFHWSDEISTSVERSRREINFLRNECIRLHKRISYVQSRRENDRAFWEHERSELRSKVSSIQTELDDIKLSVQHLYELDNMPPVYDYAMNEENDGVIDIEIL; encoded by the exons ATGTTGCTCTTCATTTCAGCATTTCGAACCAGATTGTCATCTTCTCTTGTCAATTTGAATCCTCAG GATCATCAAAGTGGTTGGCTATCCAAGTACTCTGTAACTGTGGTAGTTGGTGTTGCAGTTGCTACTTTTATCTGGAGACAAGCCTGGATAAG CAGGACAGATCATCACCAGGGCCATGATTCAGACGAGGTCAGCTCATCTGTGGAAGCAAGTACCAATGAAAACATTGAGTTGCAGTGTTTCTGTGGGCTTCCTGCCAAATTAAGGATATCAAAAACTATGAGGAACCCCTATAGATTATTCTATAACTGCCCCAAAAATGTTTTTCATCAT CAATGTCAATGTTTCCATTGGTCTGATGAAATATCAACTAGTGTAGAAAGAAGTAGAAGAGAAATCAATTTTCTAAGGAATGAGTGTATTCGGTTGCATAAGCGAATATCATATGTTCAATCTCGACGAGAAAACGATAGAGCTTTTTGGGAGCACGAAAGATCGGAGCTAAGATCAAAGGTATCATCTATTCAAACAGAGTTAGATGATATCAAGCTAAGTGTTCAACATTTATACGAGTTAGATAATATGCCGCCTGTTTATGATTATGCCATGAATGAGGAAAATGATGGAGTAATAGATATAGAAATTTTGTAG